One Paenarthrobacter aurescens TC1 DNA window includes the following coding sequences:
- a CDS encoding putative Inosine-uridine preferring nucleoside hydrolase (IunH) (identified by match to protein family HMM PF01156) → MTQPAPFFLDCDTGIDDALALAYLLASPRADLVGIGTVSGNVSAAGGARNTLDLLNLAGHPDIPVAVGAHDPQVGSFHGGAPHVHGDNGIGGVDLVPSVREPVKVTAAELLVQLAHKYAGELRLVAIGPLTNIAEALRLEPKLPELIAEVTIMGGAALAPGNISPVAEANIANDPEAAAEVLAADWNVTLVPLDVTMTNVLEENHRQELLATEHPVSQALGEMLGYYFGFYIDIFGRACSAMHDPLAAAIAVRGVELTLAPTVRVQVDTTDGPGRGQTVCDLRGQYAGYPEQRGARCRVVLEIGEDFAPHLLGTMQAAWLIEEQAAAPVA, encoded by the coding sequence ATGACCCAGCCCGCTCCCTTCTTCCTTGACTGCGATACCGGCATCGACGACGCCCTCGCCTTGGCCTACCTCCTGGCCTCCCCTCGGGCGGACCTTGTGGGCATCGGTACCGTCAGCGGGAACGTCAGTGCGGCAGGCGGGGCACGGAATACCCTAGACCTGCTGAACCTGGCCGGCCACCCGGACATCCCCGTGGCTGTCGGCGCGCATGATCCCCAGGTTGGATCTTTCCACGGCGGCGCTCCGCACGTCCACGGTGACAACGGCATCGGCGGGGTAGATCTAGTCCCGTCGGTCCGTGAGCCCGTGAAGGTCACAGCCGCGGAGCTGCTGGTTCAATTGGCGCACAAATATGCGGGGGAGCTTCGCCTTGTGGCCATCGGCCCGTTGACCAACATCGCCGAAGCCCTGCGCCTGGAACCGAAACTGCCCGAGCTGATCGCCGAGGTCACCATCATGGGTGGCGCAGCACTCGCGCCGGGAAACATCTCACCCGTGGCGGAGGCCAACATCGCCAACGATCCTGAGGCTGCCGCCGAAGTCCTGGCCGCCGACTGGAACGTGACGCTAGTACCCCTGGATGTCACCATGACCAACGTCCTGGAGGAAAACCACCGCCAGGAACTGCTCGCCACCGAGCACCCGGTCTCGCAGGCACTGGGCGAAATGCTTGGGTACTACTTCGGCTTCTACATCGACATTTTCGGCCGGGCTTGCTCGGCGATGCACGATCCTCTTGCTGCAGCCATCGCCGTCAGGGGAGTGGAGCTCACCCTGGCCCCGACTGTCCGGGTTCAGGTTGACACCACCGACGGACCCGGCCGCGGCCAGACGGTGTGCGATCTCCGTGGACAGTACGCCGGGTACCCGGAGCAGCGCGGAGCACGGTGCCGTGTGGTGCTGGAAATAGGGGAAGATTTCGCTCCGCACCTCCTCGGAACCATGCAGGCAGCCTGGCTTATAGAGGAACAGGCGGCGGCGCCTGTCGCCTGA
- the rbsK gene encoding ribokinase (identified by match to protein family HMM PF00294) encodes MSTSLQPSAPISSLTLTVMGSINLDITATANRLPSPGETVGGGVLRQQPGGKGANQAVAAARLAGSSRMVGAVGHDEAGQNLLSAMAAAGVDVHDVSRADAATGTALVLVDGEGENQIVVCPGANGAVNVDGVTFDDDEAVLCQLEVDQHVVLEAARRAKGFFALNAAPAMSLIPELLDRCDLVIVNETEYELIPALRHAPLVAVTYGGEGSAIFVDGERVAEAPAVRVTEIANTIGAGDAFCAALVLALRSGLEYSHALAAANAVGADAVRDASSQPALKPLEHYIEATRSSLAAGSAATK; translated from the coding sequence ATGAGCACGTCCCTGCAGCCTTCTGCGCCCATTTCGTCCCTCACACTCACGGTGATGGGCAGCATCAACCTCGATATCACCGCCACAGCAAACCGTCTCCCCTCGCCGGGCGAAACCGTGGGCGGAGGCGTTCTCCGTCAGCAGCCCGGCGGCAAGGGCGCCAATCAGGCCGTCGCCGCGGCCCGGCTCGCGGGAAGCTCCCGCATGGTGGGGGCCGTGGGCCACGACGAAGCGGGACAGAACCTGCTCAGCGCGATGGCGGCCGCCGGCGTCGACGTCCACGACGTTTCCCGGGCGGATGCTGCCACAGGAACGGCGCTGGTGCTGGTAGACGGTGAGGGCGAGAACCAGATTGTGGTGTGCCCGGGCGCCAACGGTGCAGTGAACGTGGACGGTGTCACTTTCGACGATGACGAGGCCGTCCTGTGCCAACTCGAAGTGGACCAGCACGTGGTGCTTGAAGCCGCCCGCCGGGCCAAGGGATTCTTCGCACTGAATGCGGCCCCCGCGATGTCCCTCATCCCGGAGTTGCTGGATCGCTGCGACCTGGTAATCGTGAATGAGACCGAGTATGAACTCATCCCGGCACTCCGCCACGCACCATTGGTGGCCGTCACCTACGGCGGCGAGGGTTCGGCGATCTTCGTCGACGGCGAACGGGTGGCCGAGGCTCCGGCGGTGCGGGTCACCGAGATCGCCAACACGATCGGAGCCGGGGATGCTTTCTGTGCAGCATTGGTCTTGGCGCTCCGGTCCGGGTTGGAATACTCGCATGCTTTGGCAGCGGCCAATGCCGTGGGCGCGGATGCTGTCCGTGATGCTTCGTCCCAGCCTGCACTGAAGCCGTTGGAACATTACATTGAGGCGACGCGGTCTTCTCTTGCGGCAGGTTCGGCCGCCACCAAGTAG
- a CDS encoding putative transmembrane lipoprotein LplB (identified by match to protein family HMM PF00528), with protein sequence MALRLDVPPKVVPGAEPGQAKKRRDKPGSWKLALKRDWRLYTLLALPLLYLLIFRYLPMAGNVIAFRQFQPGGSIFGEKWVGFKYITLFINDPSFWQAFQNTIILGVLTLVFCFPMPIIFALMLNELRSQKFKKFVQTVAYLPHFMSVVIIAGMILQNFSMTGTVNQIAETLFGTTVNFTQDPGWFRPMYISSEVWQTMGWGAILYLAALTRVDESLYEAARIDGANRWQQTWHVTLPAIRPTIITLLILNIGTFMAVGFEKILLIYNPLNYATSDVISTYLYRVGLESSNFSYAAAIGMFESVIGLTLILSANAISKRVAGTSLW encoded by the coding sequence ATGGCACTACGACTGGACGTTCCCCCCAAGGTTGTCCCGGGCGCTGAGCCCGGGCAGGCAAAGAAGCGGCGCGACAAGCCCGGCAGCTGGAAGTTGGCCCTCAAACGCGACTGGCGGCTCTACACGCTGTTGGCACTGCCGCTGCTGTACCTGTTGATTTTCAGGTACCTGCCGATGGCCGGAAACGTGATCGCGTTCCGCCAATTCCAGCCGGGCGGAAGTATCTTCGGCGAGAAATGGGTGGGCTTCAAATACATCACCCTGTTCATCAACGACCCCAGCTTCTGGCAGGCCTTCCAGAACACCATCATCCTGGGTGTCCTGACGTTGGTTTTCTGCTTCCCGATGCCCATCATCTTCGCGTTGATGCTGAACGAACTCAGATCGCAGAAGTTCAAGAAGTTCGTGCAGACCGTGGCCTACCTGCCGCACTTCATGTCAGTGGTGATCATCGCCGGAATGATCCTGCAGAACTTCTCCATGACCGGCACCGTGAACCAGATCGCGGAAACCCTGTTCGGAACCACCGTGAACTTCACGCAGGATCCGGGCTGGTTCCGGCCCATGTACATCAGCTCTGAGGTGTGGCAGACCATGGGGTGGGGTGCCATCCTTTACCTCGCGGCGCTGACCCGCGTGGATGAGTCCTTGTATGAGGCGGCCAGGATCGATGGCGCCAATCGCTGGCAACAGACCTGGCACGTGACCCTTCCCGCCATCAGGCCGACCATCATCACGCTGCTCATCCTGAACATCGGCACGTTCATGGCGGTGGGGTTCGAGAAGATCCTCCTCATCTACAACCCGCTCAACTACGCAACGTCAGATGTCATCTCCACCTACCTGTACCGGGTGGGTTTGGAATCCAGCAACTTCAGCTACGCGGCCGCAATCGGAATGTTCGAATCCGTCATTGGCCTCACGCTGATCCTCTCAGCGAACGCGATCTCCAAGCGCGTCGCAGGAACGAGCCTGTGGTGA
- a CDS encoding putative beta-galactosidase (identified by match to protein family HMM PF02449): protein MTIHPEDLRTAEARLQQLHQRIGGIAYGGDYNPEQWPREVWLEDAKLMQQAGVNLVTLAVFAWSRLEISDGVFDFGWLDDVMDLMHQHGIGVDLATPDAVPPAWLVEQHPDMMPERADGSIFGFGSRQHFDVSHPVYRAKSLALAEKMGERYAKHPALRMWHVGNEYGPVSYGPWAEKAFRAWLQRKYSSLDELNEAWSTAVWGQLYTDWNQVRVPAQPRTWSNPSRRLDFHRFTSESMLEHFTAERDILRRHSPDLPIVTNFMRFYKTNDYWAWAAEEDAVALDIYPDPREDDAHVAAALNFDLMRSLRQGQPWMVMEQATGAVSQWSVNVSKLPGKMRLGSYQAIAQGADSILFFQWRQAKGGTERYHSAMVNHAGPNTRIFREVCGLGEELNALGDLTGTRSTAHVAIVFDWDCWWALELGNSPRSDLNYAQEVLRFYRPLFDANITVDLVNANSDLSAYSVVIMPASYLLTDLAARRFEDYVSDGGRLVVSYLSGIVDQNNTIRLGGYPGALRNVLGAWSEEMHPLAGDGEQVKLSTPDGGTSSATYWTEHLHAETADVVASYTSGRLAGTPAVTRNSFGEGSALYLSARVDEGLLNQLLYDELLAAGVEPELKAPTGVQARRRAGKSVDGTSRSFLMVLNHNDAPASVDVLDGGTDRLTGGAVRGLVELPANGVLILDETAG, encoded by the coding sequence ATGACCATCCACCCTGAGGATTTGCGGACTGCCGAGGCGCGGCTGCAGCAACTGCATCAACGAATAGGCGGCATTGCGTACGGCGGGGATTACAACCCCGAGCAATGGCCGCGCGAAGTCTGGCTCGAGGACGCCAAGCTCATGCAGCAAGCAGGAGTGAACCTGGTGACCTTGGCTGTCTTCGCGTGGAGCCGCTTGGAAATCAGTGACGGCGTTTTCGACTTCGGCTGGCTGGATGACGTCATGGACCTCATGCACCAGCACGGCATCGGCGTGGACCTGGCCACACCCGACGCTGTACCGCCGGCATGGCTTGTTGAGCAGCACCCGGACATGATGCCGGAACGAGCCGACGGCAGCATCTTCGGTTTCGGATCCCGGCAGCACTTTGACGTTTCCCACCCCGTGTACCGGGCCAAGTCGCTGGCTTTGGCGGAGAAGATGGGGGAGCGCTACGCCAAACATCCCGCGCTCCGAATGTGGCATGTGGGCAACGAATACGGTCCGGTATCCTACGGTCCGTGGGCCGAGAAAGCGTTCCGGGCGTGGCTGCAGCGGAAGTACTCCTCACTGGATGAGCTGAACGAAGCCTGGAGCACCGCGGTATGGGGCCAACTCTACACAGACTGGAACCAAGTCCGTGTCCCAGCGCAGCCCCGCACATGGTCCAACCCCTCGCGCCGACTGGATTTCCACCGCTTCACCTCGGAGAGCATGCTGGAGCACTTCACGGCAGAACGGGACATTCTCCGCCGGCACAGCCCGGACCTGCCGATCGTCACCAACTTCATGCGCTTCTACAAGACCAACGACTACTGGGCCTGGGCTGCAGAAGAAGACGCTGTTGCACTGGATATCTACCCGGACCCACGCGAAGACGACGCTCACGTCGCCGCCGCGTTGAACTTCGACCTCATGCGCTCACTCCGCCAGGGCCAGCCGTGGATGGTCATGGAGCAAGCTACCGGCGCGGTTAGTCAGTGGTCCGTCAACGTGTCCAAGCTTCCCGGCAAAATGCGCCTGGGTTCATATCAAGCCATAGCCCAGGGCGCCGATTCCATCCTCTTCTTCCAATGGCGCCAAGCCAAGGGTGGGACTGAGCGCTACCACTCTGCCATGGTCAACCACGCTGGTCCGAATACACGGATCTTCCGTGAAGTCTGCGGGCTGGGAGAGGAACTCAATGCGTTGGGGGACCTGACCGGTACCCGTTCCACGGCTCACGTGGCCATCGTTTTCGACTGGGACTGCTGGTGGGCCTTGGAACTGGGCAACTCGCCCCGCTCCGACCTGAATTATGCGCAGGAGGTCCTGCGTTTCTACCGGCCACTGTTCGATGCCAACATCACCGTTGACTTGGTCAATGCCAACAGCGACCTTTCCGCGTACAGCGTGGTGATCATGCCGGCGTCGTACCTCCTTACGGACCTCGCCGCCCGGCGGTTCGAAGACTATGTGTCCGACGGCGGACGACTGGTGGTCTCGTACCTCTCCGGCATCGTGGACCAGAACAACACCATCCGGCTGGGCGGCTACCCCGGCGCTTTGCGGAACGTTTTGGGCGCGTGGAGCGAGGAAATGCATCCGCTCGCCGGGGACGGCGAACAAGTAAAACTCTCAACGCCCGACGGCGGAACGTCCTCCGCCACTTACTGGACTGAGCATCTGCACGCCGAAACTGCAGACGTCGTGGCCAGTTACACATCCGGGCGCTTGGCGGGAACCCCGGCTGTCACGCGCAATTCCTTCGGTGAGGGATCGGCGTTGTACCTATCGGCACGCGTTGATGAAGGCTTGTTGAACCAGCTCCTCTACGACGAACTTCTCGCCGCCGGTGTGGAACCGGAACTGAAGGCGCCTACGGGAGTCCAGGCCCGCCGTCGTGCCGGCAAAAGCGTCGACGGCACCAGCAGAAGTTTCCTCATGGTGCTCAACCACAACGACGCGCCTGCCAGCGTGGACGTCCTCGACGGCGGCACTGACCGACTCACCGGAGGCGCGGTTCGGGGGTTGGTTGAGCTCCCTGCGAACGGCGTCCTGATTCTCGACGAAACAGCAGGATAG
- a CDS encoding putative transcriptional regulator, ArsR family (identified by match to protein family HMM PF01022) — MRIRRDRNGDFAGFQRPGGNPLTRDQTVTYSEPMDVVFKALADATRRELLDELFREDGQSASALGARFEMTRFGIAKHLKLLEDAGLVVTRRRGREKLHFLNPVPIRLIHDRWVSKYAEPWAAALSDLKSRLESPMEKIFEIYIKTTPERLWEAITNSDIRSKYQFGNTFTSDWTPGSRFEMHNVKADAPLGEGENIEVDPPRRLVQTMRALWGEDVKAEGTSRITWEIEPVGDSCHLTVTHDQLREGANDQLYGGWPMILSGLKTWLETGETLTTPGSLMYA; from the coding sequence TTGCGGATACGTCGGGACAGGAACGGCGATTTCGCAGGGTTCCAGCGACCTGGCGGCAACCCATTGACACGTGACCAAACAGTCACCTATTCTGAGCCCATGGACGTAGTGTTCAAGGCCTTGGCAGACGCAACCCGCAGGGAACTTCTCGATGAGCTGTTCCGCGAGGACGGCCAATCCGCCTCCGCCTTGGGAGCCCGGTTCGAGATGACCCGTTTCGGCATTGCCAAGCACCTCAAGCTGTTGGAGGACGCAGGGTTGGTGGTCACCCGCCGTCGGGGGCGCGAAAAGCTGCACTTCCTGAACCCGGTTCCCATCCGCCTCATCCACGATCGCTGGGTGAGTAAATACGCAGAACCATGGGCCGCTGCCCTCAGCGACCTCAAATCCAGATTGGAAAGTCCCATGGAAAAGATCTTCGAGATTTACATCAAGACCACTCCGGAACGGCTCTGGGAAGCCATCACCAATAGCGACATCCGCAGCAAATACCAGTTCGGCAACACCTTCACCTCGGATTGGACCCCGGGCAGCCGCTTCGAGATGCACAACGTCAAAGCCGATGCGCCGCTCGGAGAGGGCGAGAACATCGAGGTGGATCCCCCACGCCGGCTCGTTCAAACAATGCGCGCGCTGTGGGGCGAGGACGTGAAGGCTGAGGGAACGTCGCGGATCACCTGGGAGATCGAGCCCGTCGGCGATTCCTGTCACCTCACCGTCACGCACGATCAGCTCCGCGAAGGCGCGAACGACCAACTCTACGGTGGCTGGCCCATGATCCTCTCGGGCCTCAAGACCTGGCTGGAAACCGGTGAAACGCTGACTACGCCCGGCTCGCTCATGTACGCGTAG
- a CDS encoding putative transmembrane lipoprotein LplC (identified by match to protein family HMM PF00528), translating to MRVFRALNLVFLLLVVFLTAYPFLNIIAQSFSSEGFINAGQVNLFPMGFNTETYKLILADSTFWNNYGNTVLYTVVATAISMVLTTSFAYAIAKKELKGRSVFVGLAVFTMFFNGGLIPNYVLISSLGMRDTIWAVVLPNAISVFNLLIMKSFFENMPRELEEAASIDGLTQYGVLFRVVLPLSKAIVATMVLFYAVANWNSWFQAFLYLDNPDLFPVTIYLRNMIAGVTTAGSAGGTAENVGQIAANIQSVTIVLTVIPILCIYPFVQKYFFSGVMLGSVKE from the coding sequence ATGCGGGTCTTCCGGGCCCTCAACCTGGTGTTCCTGCTGCTCGTGGTGTTCTTGACGGCCTACCCGTTCCTGAACATCATTGCCCAGTCGTTCTCCAGCGAGGGCTTCATCAACGCCGGGCAGGTCAACCTGTTCCCTATGGGGTTCAATACCGAAACCTACAAGCTGATCCTGGCTGACTCCACGTTCTGGAACAACTACGGCAACACCGTGCTGTACACGGTAGTGGCGACGGCGATCTCCATGGTGCTGACCACGTCCTTCGCCTACGCAATCGCCAAGAAGGAACTCAAGGGGCGCAGCGTTTTCGTCGGCCTTGCAGTGTTCACCATGTTCTTCAACGGCGGACTGATTCCCAACTACGTCCTCATCAGTTCACTAGGCATGCGGGACACCATCTGGGCTGTGGTGCTGCCGAACGCCATCAGCGTGTTCAACCTGCTCATCATGAAGTCGTTCTTCGAGAACATGCCCCGTGAGCTGGAAGAAGCAGCATCCATTGATGGGCTCACCCAGTACGGCGTCCTCTTCAGGGTGGTGCTGCCGCTCAGCAAGGCAATCGTGGCCACCATGGTGCTGTTCTACGCGGTGGCCAACTGGAACTCCTGGTTCCAGGCCTTCCTTTACCTCGACAACCCGGATCTCTTTCCGGTCACCATCTACTTGCGCAACATGATCGCCGGAGTCACCACAGCGGGCTCAGCCGGCGGCACAGCGGAAAACGTCGGCCAGATCGCCGCGAACATCCAGTCGGTCACCATCGTCCTGACCGTCATCCCCATCCTTTGTATCTACCCATTCGTCCAGAAGTACTTTTTCTCGGGCGTGATGCTCGGGTCCGTCAAGGAATAA
- a CDS encoding putative major facilitator superfamily (MFS) transporter (identified by match to protein family HMM PF07690) — MNIPTATGTQAVDPQAPAPADPKTATDQSRFQGKAAALLIATLVLAVLAFQLNASMITPALPHIGSFFGKTPEAVAQVQSMFFLAGAIAGPVIGRWSDFIGRRNALLLVLAIMGAGTVLCIFAPTLPLLVTGRFMQGVSSAIFALSYIVLNEYLPARLFGTSIGIIAAINGGVGGVDGYFGGLMAETLGFQSIFVAVLVLAAIAVVCVFKVVPGGKAAVAPGRMDWWGAGSLSVFLVFITYFVSTGSSAGWTSPAALGLLAGSIASFTAFWLIEKKRETPLVAVHHLRSRQVWPVIATTVLTLAGIFAIINFTVVLLSQDKENGFGLSASVAALLFLTPAALIGLFAAPLAGWIADRRGWIKTVRVGTATSLACAIVAALFAHNQIAVLIAIAALGIFYNGFFLTAINGLSVLLSPKEAPAALPGINGASFGIGASLGVVVVAPFAGQGTAAGYSAALWISVSITALAFIVSLFIAAPKGEKI; from the coding sequence GTGAACATCCCCACCGCCACAGGCACGCAGGCTGTAGACCCGCAGGCCCCAGCCCCAGCGGACCCCAAGACAGCGACGGACCAGAGTCGCTTCCAAGGCAAAGCCGCCGCGCTGCTGATCGCCACGCTGGTCTTGGCCGTACTGGCGTTCCAGCTCAACGCCAGCATGATCACGCCCGCACTGCCACACATCGGCTCGTTCTTCGGCAAAACACCCGAGGCCGTGGCTCAAGTGCAGTCGATGTTCTTCCTCGCCGGCGCCATCGCCGGACCCGTGATCGGTCGCTGGAGTGACTTCATCGGCCGTCGCAATGCACTCCTGTTGGTGCTGGCCATCATGGGTGCCGGTACCGTGCTGTGCATCTTCGCGCCCACCCTGCCGTTGCTGGTCACCGGACGCTTCATGCAAGGTGTTTCGAGCGCCATCTTCGCGCTCTCCTACATCGTCCTCAACGAGTACCTGCCCGCCCGACTCTTCGGCACCTCCATCGGCATCATCGCAGCGATCAACGGCGGCGTTGGCGGCGTGGATGGCTACTTCGGCGGACTCATGGCCGAGACCCTCGGCTTCCAGTCGATCTTCGTTGCCGTGCTCGTCCTGGCCGCGATCGCCGTCGTCTGCGTCTTCAAAGTAGTCCCGGGCGGTAAGGCTGCGGTTGCGCCGGGCCGGATGGACTGGTGGGGTGCGGGTTCCCTGTCCGTGTTCCTGGTGTTCATCACATACTTCGTGTCCACGGGTTCTTCGGCTGGGTGGACCTCGCCTGCAGCCCTTGGCCTGCTTGCCGGAAGCATCGCGTCCTTCACAGCCTTCTGGCTCATTGAAAAGAAGCGCGAAACCCCCCTCGTGGCAGTTCACCATCTCCGTTCACGCCAGGTGTGGCCCGTCATCGCCACCACTGTGCTGACGCTCGCCGGCATCTTCGCCATCATCAACTTCACCGTGGTGTTGCTGAGCCAGGACAAGGAAAACGGCTTCGGCCTGTCCGCTTCGGTCGCAGCCCTGCTGTTCCTCACGCCCGCAGCGCTCATCGGCCTCTTTGCTGCCCCGCTCGCAGGCTGGATCGCCGACCGCCGCGGCTGGATCAAGACGGTCCGCGTGGGCACCGCCACCAGCCTGGCCTGCGCGATCGTCGCGGCGCTCTTCGCCCACAACCAGATCGCAGTCCTCATCGCGATCGCTGCCCTGGGCATCTTCTACAACGGCTTCTTCCTCACCGCCATCAACGGCCTGTCCGTGCTGCTCTCGCCCAAGGAAGCGCCGGCCGCGCTGCCGGGCATCAACGGTGCCTCCTTCGGCATCGGGGCGAGCCTCGGCGTCGTGGTTGTTGCACCGTTCGCAGGCCAGGGCACCGCGGCCGGATACTCCGCAGCCCTCTGGATTTCGGTGTCCATTACGGCGCTTGCCTTCATTGTCAGCCTGTTCATCGCGGCCCCCAAGGGCGAAAAGATCTAA
- a CDS encoding transcriptional regulator, GntR-family (identified by match to protein family HMM PF00392): MRVAAYSRIAEAIRTKILPPGSLLPTETELGIMMDVSRTVIREALMLLEEDGLTRARRGVGRFVADSLPRIGIEHIRPFDQLLGGPDQDIQVKRVAAIKQPASEFVAPGIGVQPEEDVWFWESVLIRNGEPVAHLQENVSQATPEAEALAEAAEAPTLPASTLLEVLSGLPGATLGPGECQISLSTAGPSRAKLLGLRPSDPVLVLTQYVRRNGSPFYLAKCLVAAKAGHLSVIQSS; encoded by the coding sequence TTGCGCGTCGCGGCCTACTCGCGCATCGCCGAAGCGATCCGGACCAAGATCCTGCCGCCAGGTTCCTTGCTCCCCACGGAGACAGAGCTAGGCATCATGATGGATGTCAGCCGTACCGTGATCCGGGAAGCGCTGATGTTGCTCGAAGAAGACGGCCTCACCCGGGCACGCCGCGGAGTTGGCCGCTTTGTAGCCGATTCGCTGCCCCGCATCGGCATCGAACACATCCGCCCCTTCGATCAACTTCTTGGCGGACCGGACCAGGACATCCAGGTCAAGCGGGTAGCTGCCATCAAACAGCCGGCGTCGGAATTCGTGGCGCCGGGCATCGGCGTGCAGCCCGAAGAGGACGTCTGGTTCTGGGAGAGCGTGCTCATCCGGAACGGCGAGCCTGTGGCCCACCTCCAGGAAAACGTCTCGCAGGCAACCCCTGAAGCCGAGGCCCTGGCCGAAGCTGCGGAGGCTCCCACGCTTCCCGCGTCAACACTCCTGGAAGTTCTCAGCGGACTGCCCGGCGCAACCCTTGGCCCCGGCGAATGCCAGATCAGCCTCAGCACCGCCGGACCCAGCCGCGCAAAGTTACTGGGACTCCGCCCCTCCGATCCCGTGTTGGTCCTCACCCAATACGTCCGCCGGAACGGTTCCCCGTTCTATCTGGCCAAATGCCTCGTGGCCGCCAAAGCCGGGCATCTCTCCGTTATCCAGTCCTCCTGA